The Gemmatimonadetes bacterium SCN 70-22 sequence GACGCGGCCCCCGACTTCCAGGGCGAGATGCTCCCCACCTTCGAAGCGCTCCACCGTTCGGGCGATGTCACCGGCCAGGAGCTCGCCCTCCTCACCGACCGCGTCGCCAAGGCACGGGGGCGTCCGCAGCGCTACGGCTCGCAGACCACGATCGTCGACGGCAAGGTCATCATCGACCCGATCGAGGATTCCGCGGGGGTCGATGCTCGGCGGCGCGCGCTGGGCCTGCCACCTCTCGCCGAGTACAAGCGGGTGCTCGACTCGCTGTACGCGCGGGAGGGCGGGCGGTAGGCGGGAGACAAACGCGCTCCCTCCTCGCGGGCGAGGCGTCGACGTCTTCACGATGGTGCGGCAGGACGGTCGCTGGCGCATCTCGGCGATGACGTGGAGCGCCGAACAGCCGCCCGTGGGCGCGCGGCACCCCGGGCGTCCGCCGCCAGGCACAAAGCCGCGAGCCGGTGAAGGGGCGGGGCGGCGCTACTTCACCACTGCCGCCATCAGCTTCCCGAGGAAGTCGTTGACCTGCCCGTTCTCGATCCACCGGATCACCGCCACGAGGTCATGCTCGGGATCGACGAAGATGATGTTGGTCCCGTTCCCCACATGGCCGAAGGCCGACGCCGGGGCGCTCGGCATCCACTTGCGGTCGGTGTTGAGGAACCAGTTCATGTAGCCGTACGTCGGCTGCGGAACGGTAGGGGTGAGCGACCGCTTGACCCACTCCTCGGACAGGATGCGCGTGTCGCCCCACACGCCGCGGCGCAGGGTCAGGAGGCCGAAGCGCGCCATGTCCCAGGCGTTGATGAACATCCCGCCCCCCCAGTGCCCGCCGCCCGACACCACCTGCACCGGGCGCCCGTCGAGCGTGATCCAGGCGTTGTCGTAGCCGTTCCACCGCCAGCTGCGCGAGGCGCCGATGGGATCCATGAGGTTGTCGCGCAGCACCTCGGGGAGCGGGCGGCGCCAGATGTTGGTGGCGGCGAGGGCGAGCACGTTGACGCGCACGTCGTTGTACTCGTACGCGGTCCCGGCCGGCTTGCGGGGGCGGGTGCGCCACTCGGCGGCGTCCTGCGCCGGCCGGTCGGCCCACTCGGGCTTCCCCCACAGCGTCCCCTCCCAGTCGCTCGTCTGCCGCAGCATGTCGTCCCACGTGATGGTGCGGTTGTGCGGCGTGTCCCACGGGTCGATGAACATCGGCCGCCCCATGTCGGTCCCCGGCTCGGAGGGCGCCGTCAGGCGCAAGCGGTAGGTGGGGGCCTGCGACTTCCAGACGGTGTCGCGCACCGAGCCGATGAGCCCGCGGTCGAACGCCATCCCCACGGTGGCCGAGAGGAACGACTTGGTGACCGAGTGCGTCATGTCGACGCGATCGGGTTCCCCCCAGCTGGCCACCAGGTAGCCGCCGCGCACGATCACCCCGGTCTGCGCGCCGCGCGGCGTGAAGGGACCGATCCCCTGCCCGAAGGGCTCCACGCGCCCGAAGGAGCGGTAGTGCGATTCCTCCATGTCGCGCGGGGCGCGTGCCTCGTTCGCGATGGCGAAGGCGATGGCGTCGGCGAGCTTCACGGAGTCGATCCCCGCCGCGGCCGGGGAACGGCGCTCCCAGGTGGCACCCGGGACGTACGGCGCCGCGGTGCGTCCGCGTTGGGCGGGCTGGGCCGCCGCGGCACTGCTGGTGGCGGCGAAGGCGAGGGCGATGAGGCGAGTCGTGCGCACGGGGAGCTCGAGCTGGGGGGAGGTGGGGCGGGGTGCTGGTGGCGCTGGCGTCACGGAACCGGGACGGGGGCGAGCGTGACCCCGGCCCCGGCGGCGCGGCGCTGCAGGTCGGCGAAGGCGCCGGCCAGGAAGGCGTTGAGGGCGGTGAGGTCCTCGCGGAGCTTCGCCGCCAGCTGCTCGAGCGCGCGCTGCTGGGCGACGGTCGGGGCGGTGGACGACGCCTGCATCGACCCGTCGAGGTCGAGCAGGCCGAACTTGGGACCTCCGAAGCCCGCGCCGAAGCGGGATCTCAACGAGTCGAGCCCTTGCCTGACCTGCCCCATGAGCGGGGCGAGCGAGTCGCGGCGCGACGGCGTCGAGGCGAGCGCCGTCTCGAGGCGGGACCGTTCGGCGGCCATGCGCTTGTGCAGCTCGACGCCGTCGTTGAAGGACTTCTGGAGCGCCGCCAGCCGCACCGACGCCTCGTGCCGCGCCTGCGGCGCGCCGGCGGCGATCTCGACGCGCGTGTCGGCGGTGACGTCGACGGGCTGGGAGAGCTGCTTCCCCCGCGCCGTGAGCGTCACCGTGTAGCGCCCGGGGAGGACCCAGGGTCCGGCGGGGACGCCGAACCACCCCTCGTCGGCATCCGTCACCCCCGGGGCGCGGTCGTGGCGCAGGTCCCACGCCGTCCGGTGGAGCCCAGGCGTCGCCTTCACGTCGACGCTGCGCACGGTGCGTCCCTGCGCGTCGGTGACGACGAGCCGGGCCGTGGTGTCGCCCGCCGTGGTCGCCGCGCCTAACGCGTAGGTGACGATGGCCCCCTGCGGCGGGTTGGGCGCCTGGAAGTTGCGCGCCCCCGGGGTGGGGAGGACCCGGGTGATGTAGCGCTGCGACGCGGGACGGATGGGATAGAGGGCGGCGTCGCCGGGAGCCGCCGCCGGGGCCCCCCGGTCGAACAGGGCGATGTCGTCCAGGACGATGATGCTCCGCCCGTGCGTTCCCAGCAGGAGGTCCTTCTCGCGCGGGTGGATGGCGATGTCGTCGATGCGCACGCGCGGGAGCGACCCGCCCGCGTGCACCCACGTGCGGCCGCCGTCGAAGGTGACGTACAGGCCGAACTCGGTTCCCGCGAAGAGCACGTCGCGGTTGGAGGGGTGCTCGGCGAGCGACTTGATGGCGTGCCCGCCCGGGAAGTCGCCGACGGCGCTCACCCACGTGGCACCGCCGTCGGTCGTGCGGAACAGGTACGGCGCCATGTCGTCGTCGTAGTGGCCATCGAAGGCGACGTAGGCGGTCCGCGCGTCGTGCGCCGACCAGAGCACGCGGCTCACCCAGCGAGGCGCCGGGAGGCGGAAGCGCGGCGAGAGGTTGCTCCAGGTCGCGCCCCCGTCCATCGACAGCTGCACCAGGCCGTCGTCGGTGCCGACGAGGAGGGCGCCGGCGGTGCGTGGCGACTCGGAGATGGTGGTGATCGTCCCGTAGTCGCTCACCCCGTCGTCGCGCGACAGCGTCGTGGAATCGCGGACCATCCCCATGATCGGGAGCGCCTTCCAGTCGAGCTTGCGGGTGAGGTCCGGGCTGATCACGTCCCATGACTCGCCACCATTGCGCGTGCGGAACAGCTTGTTGCCGCCATAGTACACCGTGCGCGGATCGTGCGGCGAGCGCACCATCGGCGTGCTCCAGTTGAAGCGGTACGATTCCCCGGTGTCGGCCGGCACCGGGCGGATGCCGCGCTCCTCGCGTGTCGCCAGGTGCACGCGGTAGGCGCGCCCTCCCTGCGAGTTGGCGTAGATGTAGCGCGGGTCGGCGGGGTCGGTCACGGTGAAGAAGCCGTCGCCATAGGCGACGTTGATCACGTCGGCGTTGGTGATCCCGACGCCGTTGTACGTGCGTGCCGGGAGCCCCCACGTCCCGTTGTCCTGCGCCCCGCCATACACGTAGTAGGGGTCGCGATCGTCGACGTCGATGTCGTAGAACTGCCCGATGGGGAGGTTGTCGACGAAGTCCCAGCTCTTCGCCCCGTCGTGGGTGAGGTACAGCCCTCCGTCGTTCCCGAGCACCATGTGGTTCCCGTCGTCCGGGTCCAGCCACAGGGCGTGATGGTCGACGTGGATCCGGTCGCCGGTGCTGTCGGTCGTGAACGTCTTCCCGCCGTCGATCGACTTGTGCAGGTAGGTGCCGAGCACCCAGACGCGGTCGGGGTGCTGCGGATCGACGCGGATCTGCGAGTAGTACATGGGACGCGGGTTCAGCGACGAGACGCGCGTCCAGCTGTTGCCGCGATCATCGGAGCGGAAGACGCCGCCGACCTTGGCCTCGACGATGGCATACACCGTGCTCGGCTGGCTGGGGGCGATCGCGATCCCGATGCGCCCCTTCACCCCCACCGGGAGGCCGTTGGTGAGCGGTTCCCAGTGGTCGCCGCCGTCGCGGGAGCGGTACAGGCGGCTCCCCGGACCACCGCCGATGAAGCCGTAACCCCGACGCTGCCGCTGGTACATCGCCGCGTAGACGGTGCGCCCGTCGGGGTCCAGCGCCAGGTCGACCGCGCCGGTGACGCTGTCGCCGGCCAGGACCTTCTTCCACGACGCACCGCCGTCGGTGGTGCGGTAGACGCCGCGCTCCGCGTTAGGCCCCCAGAGGTGGCCGAGGGCGGCGACGAAGACGGTGTTCGGGTCGCGCGGGTGCACCACGACGCGCCCGATGTGGTGCGTGTCGCGGAGCCCCATGTGCGTCCACGTCTCGCCGCCGTCGAGCGAGCGGTAGATGCCATCGCCCCACGTGGAGCTCTGCCGGTTGTTGGGCTCGCCCGTCCCGACCCAGACGATCCCGGGGTCGCTCGGCGCCACCGCGATGTCGCCGATGGAGGTCGAACGCCCGTCACGGTCGAAGACCGGGGACCACGTCGTCCCGTTGTTGGTGGAGCGGAAGACACCACCCCCCGCGGTCCCGACGAAGATCGCCCTCCCCCGCCCCGTCCGCGACGGGGCGACCTCGATGTCGTCGATGCGCCCGCCGAACGAGGCGGGGCCGATGTGGCGCCAGGGGAGGGTGGAGAGATCCTGCGCACCGAGCGACGAGGCGGCGGCGGCCATGGCGACGCCTGCGACGTGCACTCGGACGAGCTGCGTGACGGAACGGAGGGACATGACGTTAGGCATGAAATGGTTCGTGCGGATGGACGGTCGTCCGGGCGAGTGCGGACGAGGCTCAGCGCAGGGCGCCGACGTGGCGCAGGAGGAATTCGAGTTCCTGCGTGGCCAGGGCGACGTTCCCGCTCATCGAGCGCCCGCCGGCGTGCCCGGAGCGCAGGTCGTGGAGGAGGACGACCGGCTTCCCCGAGGCGGTGGCCTCCTGCAACCGCGCGGTGAAGCGGCGCGCCTGCCACGGCGGGACGCGCGTGTCGTTCATCCCCGTCTGCACCATGACGGCGGGGTACCGCACCCCGTCGCGCACGTTCTGGTACGGCGAGTACGTGCGGATCGCCGCGAACTGCTCGGCGTTCCGCGCGTCGCCGTACTCCAGCAGCGCGGGCGCGTTGTTGTGCGTGACGAACCAGGGGAAGCGCACCAGGTCGAGGTCGGGAACGCCGACGAAGGCAGCGGCGAAGAGCTCCGGGCGCTGGGTGAGGGCAGCCCCCATCAGGAGCCCGCCGTTGCTCGCGCCGCGGATGGCCAGTCGCTCGGGCGCGGTGAAGCCCGAGTCCACGAGGAACCGGGCCGCCGAGATGAAGTCGTCGAAGACGTTCTGCTTGTTGAGCAGCATCCCCGCCTGGTGCCACGCCTCGCCGAATTCGTTGCCGCCGCGCAGCGTGGCCTGCACGTAGATCCCCCCGCGCTCCACCCAGAGCGCCGCGCGCGGGTCGAAACGCGGGCCGAGGCTCAGCGTGAAGCCGCCGTAGCCGTTGAGCAGCGCCGGCGTGTTGCGGCTGCGGACGTGCCCGCGCTTCTGCACCACCCACAGCGGGGCGCGCGTCCCGTCCTTCGAGCGGTACCAGTGCTGCGACACCTCGAAGGCGGCGGTGTCGAAGGGGATCAGGCTCGCCTCGTCGACCGTGCGGGCGCCGGAGGCGAGGTCGACGGCGTAGGTGACGCTCGGCTGCGCGAAGCCGGTGACGGTGAGGAGCGCGGTGCCACGCCCCCCGGCCCGAAGGGCGACGGTGGAATGCGGCGGGACCGGCAGCTCGCCCGCCGGCGCCCCGTCGCGCGTGAAGGCGGCGATGCGGTGACTCGCGTTGCGCAGGTAGGTGACGTAGAGCCTTCCGTCGATGAGGGCGAAGGCGTCGATGACGTCCTCGCCCTCGGGAATCACGGTGCGCCAGGCCTCGCGCCGGGGGTTCGCGAAGTCGACCGCGACGATCCTGCCGCGCGGGGCGTCGAGATCGGTGCGCATCCACAGCTCGTCGTCGACGACCTGTGCCGTGAAGTGCGCGTCGAGCCCCTCGGTGATGCGCGTGCGCGTCCCGGTCCGGGTATCCTCCAGCACGATCTCGTTTCGCGCCCACCCGTGCCCGATGGTGTAGATGCGGACCTTCCCCTCCCTGGCCGTGGCCACCCCGAGGAAGTGCGTGGGGGGGAGGAACTCGCCGTAGACGAGCGAATCGCTCCCCGGCGACGTGCCGAGCCGGTGGTACCGGAAGCGGGGTCCCTCGTAGCGCGAACGGTGGACGTAGTAGATCCCGCGTCCGTCAGGCGCAAACGAGAGCGCGGCGTAGAGCGCGCGCGGGAGCGAGTCGGGGAGGTCGCGCCCGGTGCGCAGGTCCCGGAGCCTCACCGTGATCTCGTCGGGCCCGCCGTCGCGCACCGAGTACATCAGCAGCGAGCCATCGGGCGACAGCGCCTCGATCGCGACGCTGGTCGTCCCGTCGGCGCGAAGCGCGAGCGGGTCGACGACGCGCTCGTACTGCGCATCGGGGACGATGCGCCCCGCCTCGGGCGCCCAGCGGCGGCGATAGATCGCGGCGACCTCCTCCCCCTTCCGCCGCAGCGTGAAGTACTCGTGGTCACCGCCGCGCCTCGGCGGCGACGACTGCGGCACGTCCATCAACTCGCGCAACCGGGTGCCCAGGGCACGCCGCCCCGGAGTGTCCGGCCCCAGCACCTGCAACGCATACCGGTTCTGCGCCTCGATCCAGGCCAGTACGTCCGGCGACGTCTGGGACTCCAACCAGCGAAAGCGATCCTCGACGGCGATGCCGTGCAGGGTATCGACCGTGGGCGTTGCCCGGGTTGGCGGCGTCGCCTGGCTCGCAGCGGCCATCGGCGCCAGCGGTGCGATGACGGCGGCGACGAGCACGGGCATGCGTCGCCCGAGGCGCTGTGAGATTCGAGGGAAGGACATGACGGAAGGCTCCGGAGCGGCGATGGTCGCTGAAGGTACGCCCCGCCACGCCGTTCCGCTGCCCTCGGCACCGGCACGTCACGCGGGATCGCGCCGGGCGCGCGCCCTTGCGCGGCGCGGACCCGCGAGGCATCTGGATGATTCGTCACCTCCCACGTCGCCCGCCCTCTCCCATGCATCCCACTTCCGCTCTCGTCCTGCGCCTGGGCGCCTGGTGCGCCATCGCCGTCACCATGCCGCTGGGCGCGCAGGTACCGCCGCGCGACATCGCGGCGCGCGTCGACTCCCTCTTCGCCGCCCACAACCGCACCGACGCCCCCGGCCTCGCCGTCGCCGTCGTGCGCGACGGCCGCATGATCTTCGCCAAGGGGTACGGGATGGCCGACCTCGAGCACCGGGTCCCCATCACCCCGGCCACCGTCTTCGACGTGGCCTCGGTGTCGAAGCAGTTCGCGGGGATGGCCATCGCCATGCTCGCCGACCAGGGAAAGCTCCGACTCGACGACGACGTGCGGCGCTACATCCCCGAGATGGCCGACATGGGGCATCCGATCACGATCAATCACCTGGTGCATCACACCAGCGGGTTGCGCGACTGGCCGGGGACGCTCGGGGTGGCCGGGTGGCGCATGGACGACGTGATCTCGTTCGACCAGATCCTGACGATGGCCTTTCACCAGCGGACGCTCAACTTCGTCCCCGGCGCCGAGTACACGTACAGCAACACGGGCTACAACCTGCTGGCCGAAGTGGTGCAGCGCGTCACCGGGAAGTCGTTCCGCGCATGGACGGAGGAGAACCTCTTCGCGCCGCTGGGGATGCGGCGCAGCGTCTTCCGCGACGACCACGCGCTGGTGGTCGCCGACCGCGCCTTCGGGTATGCGCGCGCCGCCGATGGCAGCTGGCGGCACACGACCAACAACCTGACGGCGCTGGGGTCGTCGTCCCTCCTCAGCACCGTGGAGGACCTGGCGCGCTGGGTGGTCAACTTCGACTCGGCGCGGGTCGGAGGCGCTCGGGCCCTGGCCATGACGCGCACGCGCGGGGTGCTGAACGACGGCTCGACCATCCCCTACGCATTCGGCGTCTCGCACGGCGAGTACCGCGGGGCCCCCACGGTGGCGCACAGCGGGTCGTGGGCGTCGTTCGTGTCGTACCTGGTGCACTTCCCCCAGCAACGCCTCGGGGTGGTGGTGCTCGCCAACACGCCGGCGGTGAACGCGTCACGATCGGCGTTTCAGGTGGCCGACATCTTCCTTGGCCGCGAGCTCACCGGCCCCCCCGACGTGGCCGTCACCGAGGCGCCGGCGGTGGCGATGCCGGCGGCGACGCTCGAGCGGTACGTGGGGACGTATCGCCTCGGCCCCGGCTGGTACGCGCGCGTGCGTCGTGACGGCGCCGCACTCACCGTGCAGGCCACCAACGAGGCGGCGGTGCCGATGGTCGCCCGCGGCGAACGCGAGTTCTGGGTCCCGAACTACGGCGCGGCGATGACGTTCGTGAACGGTGGCGACGGCGCGGTGTCGCACCTGGTGTACCGCGGGCGGCCAGCGCCACGCATGCCCGCCACCGAGCCCACCCCGCTCCCCGTGCGCGACGCCGTGGGTGAGTACTTCAGCGAGGAGTTGCAGGCGACGTATCACGTGGAGCAGCGCGACGGCGCCCTGGTCATGCGGCACCGCCGCCACGGGGTGTTCCCGCTGGAGCGCCGATGGGGTGACGACTACGGCACCACCAGCTGGTTCCTGCGATCGGTCGCCTTCGCGCGCGATGCACGCGGTCGTGTGACCGGGCTCGTCGTGAACGTGGATGAGCGGAGCCGTGAGATCCGGTTCAGGAAGGTGCGCTAGCCAGGTGCACCCATGCCCGCCAGGTGCGCCCACGCCCGCCAGCTGCTCCCCCGCGCGGCGGGCGCTACGCCGCGACCGTGGCGATGTGCTCGCGGATGAACTTCGCCGCCAGCACCTGCACCTCCTCGAGCGTCCCCGGCTCCTCGAACAGGTGCGTCGCCCCGGCGACGATGGCGATCTCCCTGGGGCACGTCATCTGCGCCGCCGCCTGCTCGTTCAGCGCGATCACCTCGTCGTCGCGGCTCCCGATGATCAGGAGCGACGCCGCCCGCACGTGCGGGAGCGACGCCCCGGCCAGGTCGGGGCGGCCGCCGCGCGAGACGACGGCGCGCACGAGCGCCGGCCGCTCGGCAGCTGCAATCAGGGCCGCCGCGGCCCCCGTCGATGCCCCGAACAGGGCAATCGGG is a genomic window containing:
- a CDS encoding serine hydrolase; translated protein: MRTTRLIALAFAATSSAAAAQPAQRGRTAAPYVPGATWERRSPAAAGIDSVKLADAIAFAIANEARAPRDMEESHYRSFGRVEPFGQGIGPFTPRGAQTGVIVRGGYLVASWGEPDRVDMTHSVTKSFLSATVGMAFDRGLIGSVRDTVWKSQAPTYRLRLTAPSEPGTDMGRPMFIDPWDTPHNRTITWDDMLRQTSDWEGTLWGKPEWADRPAQDAAEWRTRPRKPAGTAYEYNDVRVNVLALAATNIWRRPLPEVLRDNLMDPIGASRSWRWNGYDNAWITLDGRPVQVVSGGGHWGGGMFINAWDMARFGLLTLRRGVWGDTRILSEEWVKRSLTPTVPQPTYGYMNWFLNTDRKWMPSAPASAFGHVGNGTNIIFVDPEHDLVAVIRWIENGQVNDFLGKLMAAVVK
- a CDS encoding hydrolase, whose amino-acid sequence is MPHQGSTHQSSVRIPAGRAMLDADLTIPEGAHGIVIFAHGSGSSRKSTRNRAVAQSLHVAGLATLLLDLLTMEEDAVDRYTAQHRFDIPLLASRLVAAIDWAVEAPETRALPIALFGASTGAAAALIAAAERPALVRAVVSRGGRPDLAGASLPHVRAASLLIIGSRDDEVIALNEQAAAQMTCPREIAIVAGATHLFEEPGTLEEVQVLAAKFIREHIATVAA